In Triticum aestivum cultivar Chinese Spring chromosome 5B, IWGSC CS RefSeq v2.1, whole genome shotgun sequence, the following proteins share a genomic window:
- the LOC123114948 gene encoding uncharacterized protein, with amino-acid sequence MPDGVCANALHGAKIAYAASYLADLISEVRLSDEPALDAGTSGPESLFAGHLDQLHVTGEPDAFPINVVVDVVLDELLDLVFLRLPSYLDLVRAACACRRWRRVIAGDGGGFLRRFGSPRGASSPHVVGRYRVDARHQHPRPPGRNPVFVPSSRQRGTVAQRNLALDFLPRGEYGGRCWELVDSRGGLLLLLADEGIYTVLLVCDPLARRYKEIPNSAWFRDCDFLGAFLLDGEDAGTRFSMSNFRVTCAVYSCGHRIVRACAFSSVRGGRWTSGAGRSSTADCGLGIIHFAGSDDGFAYWTAGDNIVLTLDKDAAEFTSSVLPDDGEYAALRNKHHATEYAYHQPWPPTIEACLS; translated from the exons ATGCCGGACGGAGTCTGTGCCAACGCGCTGCACGGCGCTAAAATCGCCTATGCGGCCAGCTACCTCGCCGATCTTATCAGCGAGGTTCGCCTCTCTGATGAGCCTGCGCTCGACGCAGGCacgagtggccccgagagcctcTTTGCGGGCcacctcgaccaactccacgtcaccggcgagcctgACGCGTTCCCCatcaacgtggtg GTTGACGTCGTTCTGGACGAGCTTCTCGACCTGGTGTTCTTGCGCCTCCCCTCGTATCTCGACCTCGTCCGCGCCGCGTGCGCGTGCAGGCGCTGGCGCCGTGTAatcgcgggcgacggcggcggcttccTCCGTCGGTTCGGCTCTCCCCGAGGCGCGTCGTCCCCCCACGTCGTCGGCCGCTACCGCGTCGACGCGCGCCACCAGCACCCGCGTCCGCCTGGCCGTAACCCCGTCTTCGTCCCCTCCTCGCGGCAGAGGGGTACCGTGGCCCAACGGAACCTGGCGCTTGACTTCCTCCCGCGGGGGGAATATGGGGGGCGTTGCTGGGAGCTCGTGGACAGCcggggcggcctcctcctcctcctcgccgacgAGGGGATTTACACGGTGCTCCTCGTCTGCGACCCCCTGGCGCGGCGCTACAAGGAGATCCCTAACTCGGCGTGGTTCCGCGACTGCGATTTCCTAGGCGCCTTCCTTCTTGATGGCGAGGACGCCGGCACGCGCTTCAGCATGTCAAATTTCAGGGTGACGTGCGCCGTCTATTCCTGCGGGCATCGTATCGTCAGGGCCTGCGCCTTCTCGTCCGTTCGCGGCGGCCGCTGGACCTCCGGCGCCGGACGCAGCAGCACTGCAGACTGCGGATTGGGTATCATCCACTTCGCGGGGAGCGACGACGGGTTCGCCTACTGGACGGCCGGGGACAACATTGTTCTTACTCTGGACAAGGACGCCGCCGAGTTCACCTCTTCCGTCTTGCCCGACGACGGGGAGTACGCCGCTCTCCGGAACAAGCACCACGCCACGGAGTACGCCTACCATCAGCCGTGGCCACCTACGATCGAAGCTTGTTTGTCCTAG
- the LOC123116715 gene encoding circumsporozoite protein, which yields MAEFGEEDLAVAAAKILLSLRSRNLVRWPEWIARPYDGLQRPEEAELPPIPEGWPKRPRSRLPARAEGTACLPSLKSPSARPGRPVLGGSGACSGEEEEEEEEERAWSAPKPKRLSFTARRPEVPPHYFSGSATGSGPSTSGADRARSRRRVRVSEKATATSVESSPETPFDFANAAGSGASSSGDEAARPTAAQGSGGGGGPSSGTEGRGSPTKRSRTDLAAGEAAATEAKVEEHKIKEDYRDEKGHLLFDLNEAWGGN from the exons ATGGCGGAGTTCGGAGAGGAGGACCTGGCCGTCGCGGCCGCCAAGATTCTGCTCAGCCTCCGGAGCAGGAACCTCGTGCGGTGGCCGGAGTGGATCGCCCGGCCGTACGACGGTCTCCAGCGGCCAGAGGAGGCCGAGCTGCCGCCGATCCCGGAGGGATGGCCGAAGCGGCCGCGGTCGCGGCTGCCTGCGCGGGCTGAAGGAACCGCGTGTCTGCCGTCGCTGAAGAGCCCCTCCGCGCGGCCGGGGCGCCCCGTTCTCGGCGGATCCGGCGCGtgttccggcgaggaggaggaggaggaggaggaggagagggcgtgGTCTGCCCCGAAGCCGAAGCGCCTGTCTTTCACCGCGCGGAGGCCGGAGGTACCGCCGCACTACTTCTCAGGCTCGGCAACCGGGTCCGGCCCTTCCACGAGCGGCGCCGACCGGGCGCGGTCGCGGCGACGGGTGCGCGTGAGCGAGAAGGCGACTGCCACCAGCGTGGAGTCGAGCCCGGAGACGCCCTTCGACTTCGCCAACGCCGCCGGATCGGGAGCGTCCTCGAGCGGCGACGAAGCAGCGCGGCCGACGGCGGCGCAGGGGTCGGGCGGAGGCGGAGGGCCGTCGAGCGGCACCGAGGGGCGCGGCTCGCCGACGAAGCGCTCGCGGACGGACCTCGCCGCCGGCGAAGCTGCGGCGACCGAGGCTAAAGTGGAG gagcacaagatcaaggaggatTACCGGGACGAGAAGGGCCACCTGCTGTTCGACCTCAACGAAGCTTGGGGTGGTAACTAA
- the LOC123116716 gene encoding putative zinc finger protein At1g68190 gives MCWYMNEECHHSAHAIIMADRHQPIPPSACSNCVTERALVFCFADGARLCLQCDAALHGASALASLHRRAPLCDACVVAPAALRYQVGGHRATLCTDCADRLALPDGGASLVQEYTGCPTPAEILRILSVEAPSSQDDFDAWLADVLPQFLQEIQ, from the exons ATGTGCTGGTACATGAATGAGGAGTGCCATCACTCTGCGCACGCCATCATAATGGCGGACCGCCACCAGCCGATCCCGCCGTCCGCGTGCAGCAACTGCGTCACCGAGCGCGCCCTCGTCTTCTGCTTCGCCGACGGCGCCAGGCTCTGCCTCCAGTGCGACGCCGCCCTGCACGGCGCCAGCGCGCTCGCGAGCCTCCACCGGCGCGCCCCGCTCTGCGACGCCTGCGTCGTCGCGCCCGCCGCGCTCCGCTACCAAGTCGGCGGCCACCGGGCCACGCTCTGCACCGACTGCGCCGACCGCCTCGCCCTGCCGGACGGCGGCGCCTCCCTCGTGCAAGAGTACACCGGCTGCCCCACGCCCGCCGAGATCCTCCGCATCCTCTCCGTCGAAGCGCCGTCCTCGCAGGATGACTTCGACGCCTGGCTCGCCGACGTCCTCCCACAATTCCTACAGGAGATTCAG TGA